Proteins from a genomic interval of Actinoalloteichus hymeniacidonis:
- the cmtR gene encoding Cd(II)/Pb(II)-sensing metalloregulatory transcriptional regulator CmtR, which translates to MLTIASQVDAMNRLGRAMADPTRSRILLSLLAGPGYPAQLARDLELTRTNVSNHLSCLRGCGIVVAEAEGRQTRYEIADPHLTRALEALVTVVLAVDDGTPCTEQDCTVPLCCGSGARTAIAEPGPGDSPGR; encoded by the coding sequence ATGCTGACCATAGCTTCGCAGGTGGATGCGATGAATCGGTTGGGGCGGGCGATGGCCGACCCGACCAGGTCTCGAATCCTGTTGTCGCTGCTGGCCGGACCGGGATATCCGGCGCAGCTCGCCCGCGACCTGGAGTTGACCAGGACGAATGTGTCCAACCATCTGTCCTGCCTGCGCGGCTGCGGGATCGTGGTCGCCGAGGCCGAGGGGCGGCAGACCCGGTACGAGATCGCCGATCCGCATCTGACGCGGGCGTTGGAGGCGTTGGTGACCGTGGTGCTCGCCGTCGACGACGGCACGCCCTGCACCGAGCAGGACTGCACTGTGCCCCTGTGCTGCGGCTCCGGTGCGAGGACCGCGATAGCCGAGCCCGGGC